The following coding sequences are from one Lolium rigidum isolate FL_2022 chromosome 6, APGP_CSIRO_Lrig_0.1, whole genome shotgun sequence window:
- the LOC124668099 gene encoding probable serine/threonine-protein kinase PBL25, producing the protein MAALATGLGVAQLVVWVGKIILKITQEADKVRRKKQDCAYLVRYLSVIHKMLPTLPEDPEVELPLAQLYSTLQEADKLVVACIDRLSFLRCRSDAFRDVNAKITSDLSLFPLAFHTAVTRRRVEESILPDRQDSGALTEGSSSSGSTSTHAHASLVSDYHPRPSRLTWAEVEEATENLAYLLGEGFSGKVYQGRLHRGGRVREVAVKVLNEHGRQGMEDAFVAELETLYPLRHNHIARLVAWCSEWERPIFVYDHMGNGTLRDQLSGLLEGSSSSPVASSWKARLEALLGVSRALLHLHRFAERPVIHRNVTSSNILLDASWKSHLSDFGVAVLRAAGDQGQPVEEVVGTFGYIDPEYSRTRRVSPASDVYSFGVVMLEVLTGRPPVSPGLVTLVSSTLPVIHNGDLRNVLDGRPALGTTPRQLKALQDVANTALLCLWPQREDRPPMSEVVDNLEQALVIIRNDERAMHDDDSPKS; encoded by the coding sequence ATGGCGGCGTTGGCGACCGGGCTGGGAGTGGCGCAGCTCGTCGTATGGGTCGGCAAGATCATCTTGAAGATCACGCAGGAGGCGGACAAGGTGCGCCGTAAGAAGCAGGACTGCGCCTACCTCGTGCGTTACTTGTCCGTGATCCACAAGATGCTGCCTACGCTACCGGAGGACCCGGAGGTGGAGCTTCCGCTCGCCCAGCTCTACTCCACGCTACAGGAGGCGGACAAACTTGTCGTGGCCTGCATAGATCGGCTCTCCTTTCTTCGCTGCCGCTCCGACGCATTCAGGGATGTCAACGCCAAGATCACCTCCGACCTCAGCCTCTTCCCCTTGGCCTTCCATACCGCCGTCACCCGCCGCCGCGTCGAGGAAAGCATCCTTCCTGACAGACAAGACAGCGGGGCACTGACGGAGGGCTCCTCCAGCTCTGGCTCCACCTCCACGCATGCGCATGCGAGCTTGGTCTCCGATTACCACCCCAGGCCCAGCAGGCTCACGTGGGCGGAGGTTGAAGAAGCGACCGAGAACCTGGCTTATCTGCTAGGCGAAGGTTTCTCGGGGAAGGTGTACCAGGGCCGTCTGCACCGCGGCGGCAGGGTGCGGGAGGTGGCCGTGAAGGTGCTGAACGAGCACGGGCGCCAGGGCATGGAGGACGCGTTCGTGGCGGAGCTCGAGACCCTCTACCCTCTCCGCCACAACCACATAGCGCGTCTCGTCGCCTGGTGCTCCGAGTGGGAGCGTCCCATATTCGTCTACGACCACATGGGTAACGGCACTCTCAGAGACCAGCTGTCGGGCTTGCTCGAGGGCTCTAGCTCGTCGCCGGTGGCGTCGTCCTGGAAGGCCCGTCTCGAGGCGCTGCTGGGCGTGTCCCGTGCGCTCCTGCACCTGCACCGCTTCGCGGAACGTCCGGTGATCCACCGCAACGTCACTTCCTCCAACATCCTCCTGGACGCGAGCTGGAAGTCGCACCTGTCCGACTTCGGCGTAGCGGTACTGCGAGCGGCGGGCGACCAGGGCCAGCCCGTGGAGGAGGTCGTCGGCACATTCGGGTACATCGATCCGGAGTACTCCCGCACGAGGCGCGTGAGCCCGGCGAGCGACGTGTACAGCTTCGGCGTGGTCATGCTGGAGGTGCTCACGGGGAGGCCGCCCGTCAGTCCGGGTTTGGTGACCCTGGTGAGCTCCACGCTCCCGGTTATACACAACGGCGACCTGCGGAATGTGCTTGACGGCCGGCCGGCTCTGGGGACGACGCCGCGACAGCTGAAGGCGCTGCAGGACGTGGCGAACACGGCGTTGCTCTGCCTGTGGCCGCAGAGGGAAGACCGCCCACCCATGTCCGAAGTCGTGGACAACCTCGAGCAGGCGCTCGTGATCATACGCAACGACGAGAGAGCGATGCATGACGACGACTCACCAAAATCATAA